One Solanum pennellii chromosome 10, SPENNV200 genomic region harbors:
- the LOC107031845 gene encoding DEAD-box ATP-dependent RNA helicase 36, with product MEEEVQVDENFPLFSRKTKSATKKLVPAPTSIEETPKQLDKETNSGPTPSHITFSDLGLAGWAVQTCNELGMKKPTPVQYHCIPRILSGQDVLGLAQTGSGKTAAFALPILHRLAEDPYGVSCLVVTPTRELAFQLAEQFRALGSCLNLRCAVIVGGMDMITQTKTLMQRPHVVIATPGRIKVLIEQNPDIPPVFSKTKFLVLDEADRVLDVGFEEELRAIFQCLPKNRQTLLFSATMTSNLQTLLELSANKAYFYEAYEGFKTVESLKQQYIFIPKNVKDVYLQYILSKIKDIDVRSAIIFVSTCRSCQLLGLLLEELEIDAAALHSYKSQSLRLSALHKFKSGQVPILVATDVASRGLDIPTVDLVVNYDIPRYPQDYVHRVGRTARAGRGGLAVSFVTQNDVDLIHEIEAVLGKQLEKFDCKENEVLDDISKVYKAKRVASMKMMDDGFEEKAESRKAQKQKMQNERKGKSKKQKRERVTKDIEV from the exons ATGGAAGAGGAAGTCCAAGTGGATGAGAATTTTCCCTTATTCTCCCGGAAAACTAAATCGGCCACAAAAAAACTCGTTCCTGCtccaacctccattgaagaaaccCCAAAGCAGCTTGACAAGGAGACTAACTCTGGTCCTACCCCTAGTCATATCACCTTCTCTGACTTAGGCCTCGCCGGGTGGGCTGTACAGACCTGTAATGAGCTGGGCATGAAGAAACCCACTCCTGTACAATATCACTGTATCCCCAGAATACTCTCCGGACAGGATGTGTTAGGTTTAGCTCAGACTGGTAGTGGAAAAACAGCTGCATTTGCATTGCCTATTCTTCATCGTTTAGCTGAAGATCCTTATGGGGTGTCCTGTCTTGTGGTTACTCCGACACGGGAGCTTGCCTTTCAGCTTGCCGAGCAGTTTCGGGCCCTGGGATCCTGCTTGAATTTGCGGTGTGCTGTGATTGTGGGAGGAATGGATATGATAACCCAGACTAAGACTCTGATGCAAAGACCTCATGTGGTGATAGCAACTCCCGGAAGGATTAAGGTTCTCATTGAACAGAATCCTGATATTCCCCCAGTTTTCTCCAAAACTAAG TTCCTTGTCTTGGATGAAGCAGATAGAGTTCTAGACGTAGGGTTTGAAGAGGAGTTGAGAGCAATCTTTCAGTGTTTGCCGAAGAATCGACAAACTCTTCTGTTTTCTGCAACAATGACTAGCAACCTGCAGACGCTACTTGAGCTTTCTGCAAACAAAGCATATTTCTATGAGGCATATGAGGGATTCAAGACTGTAGAATCACTTAAGCAGCAGTACATTTTTATTCCAAAAAATGTGAAGGATGTCTATCTGCAATACATTTTATCCAAAATCAAAGATATAGACGTTCGCTCTGcaattatttttgtttccaCCTGCAG GAGTTGTCAGCTTTTGGGCTTGTTGTTGGAAGAACTCGAAATTGATGCTGCTGCATTGCATTCATACAAGTCCCAGTCACTGAGGCTTTCTGCTCTTCATAAATTCAAATCTGGCCAGGTCCCAATATTGGTCGCTACTGATGTCGCGAGTCGTGGTTTAGACATTCCAACAGTTGATCTGGTGGTAAATTATGACATTCCAAG GTATCCACAGGATTATGTTCATCGTGTTGGACGTACTGCAAGAGCTGGACGAGGTGGACTTGCTGTCAGCTTTGTTACTCAG AATGATGTGGATCTCATTCATGAAATAGAAGCGGTGCTTGGGAAACAATTGGAGAAATTTGATTGTAAAGAGAATGAGGTGCTTGATGATATATCAAAG GTTTACAAGGCGAAGCGTGTTgcatcaatgaagatgatggATGATGGGTTTGAGGAGAAAGCAGAAAGTCGTAAAGCCCAGAAACAGAAAATGCAAAATGAGAGAAAGGGAAAGAGCAAAAAGCAGAAAAGAGaaagagtaacaaaagataTAGAAGTTTGA